One window from the genome of Leptospira ryugenii encodes:
- the murJ gene encoding murein biosynthesis integral membrane protein MurJ, with protein MSEGSEKPKETTSSARRSLALSFYTFLSRILGLIRDHFMAVSFGTGMVASAFSVAYRLPNMFRNLLAEGTLSQSFMPIFSEYDGKSREEARVMTGTVLSFLFLCLSLFVAVFWFVLADHLPKLVGGSPEYGALVVQLSLILFFLIMTASLSSIFMSISNSQHKYFIPSLSPIILNFSYLIVFIGIFPFVQEIQERVFLLAYGIILGGLCQLIVQMVYVYRLGYGPIFRLDIQHPAIQKIFRLMLPAALGGSFYQLGLLVDIFIANYIQNANPGLGAVVSLDYSQRLVQLPTGIIGVALATTILPSLLKDLRADQKENVPKEILDVLCFGFYLTIPAAIGLSILGESVLNAIYFGGRWDLEATHTAFFPLVFYSIAIPFYSTNKVLVSSYYAFQDTKTPLRVQFVAFLLSIALSLGLMFYLKHSAIALASAISAFSTSSLLLWFLKRHEIQIPWKSLFKRLKQIFVPILGLSLFLVVCEWYLKEYLFQYALGQYSVAMKARVYLSLSIGFSLVIYLLLSHWIRLPEAEIFLGRLFKKRPKK; from the coding sequence ATGAGTGAAGGTTCGGAAAAACCCAAAGAAACCACTTCTAGTGCGAGACGTAGCCTTGCGCTTTCTTTTTATACATTTCTATCTAGAATCCTAGGTCTCATCCGGGATCACTTTATGGCTGTTAGTTTTGGGACAGGTATGGTGGCTTCCGCCTTTAGCGTAGCCTACCGACTGCCAAATATGTTTCGAAATCTCTTGGCAGAGGGGACACTCTCACAATCCTTTATGCCTATCTTTTCCGAATACGATGGGAAAAGTAGGGAGGAAGCACGTGTGATGACTGGGACAGTGCTCAGCTTTCTCTTCCTTTGTCTGTCTCTATTTGTAGCTGTCTTTTGGTTTGTCTTGGCAGATCATCTTCCCAAATTAGTGGGGGGTAGCCCTGAATACGGTGCGCTCGTTGTCCAACTCTCGCTGATCTTATTTTTTCTCATCATGACGGCGAGTCTTTCCTCTATTTTTATGTCGATTTCCAATTCTCAGCATAAATACTTTATCCCATCACTTTCTCCTATCATTTTAAATTTTAGTTATCTGATTGTTTTTATTGGTATCTTTCCTTTTGTCCAAGAAATCCAGGAAAGGGTGTTTCTTTTGGCGTATGGGATCATATTAGGTGGTCTTTGCCAATTGATTGTACAGATGGTCTATGTCTATCGTTTGGGCTATGGTCCTATCTTTCGTTTGGACATTCAACACCCAGCGATCCAAAAGATCTTTCGATTGATGCTGCCCGCTGCTTTGGGAGGAAGTTTTTACCAACTTGGTCTATTGGTAGATATCTTTATTGCAAATTACATTCAGAATGCAAATCCAGGACTCGGTGCCGTTGTTAGTTTGGATTATTCCCAAAGGCTTGTCCAATTGCCAACAGGAATTATAGGCGTTGCCCTTGCCACCACCATATTGCCCTCCTTATTAAAGGATTTAAGAGCGGACCAAAAGGAAAATGTTCCAAAGGAAATCTTGGATGTTCTTTGTTTTGGGTTCTATTTAACGATCCCTGCTGCCATTGGCTTGTCCATCTTAGGTGAATCCGTTTTGAATGCTATTTACTTTGGGGGACGGTGGGATTTGGAAGCGACGCATACTGCATTCTTCCCCTTGGTCTTTTATTCGATTGCAATCCCATTTTATAGTACAAACAAAGTCTTAGTCTCTTCCTATTATGCATTTCAGGATACAAAGACTCCACTCCGAGTACAGTTTGTAGCATTTCTCTTGAGCATAGCATTGAGTTTGGGATTGATGTTTTATTTGAAACACTCGGCAATTGCACTAGCATCTGCCATTTCGGCATTTTCAACTTCTTCTTTGCTTTTATGGTTTTTAAAACGACATGAAATCCAAATCCCTTGGAAATCTCTATTCAAAAGGCTAAAACAAATTTTTGTCCCTATCCTTGGCCTTTCTCTGTTTCTTGTGGTCTGTGAATGGTATTTAAAAGAGTATTTATTCCAATATGCATTAGGTCAGTATTCTGTTGCAATGAAAGCAAGGGTTTATCTCAGCCTGAGCATTGGTTTTTCTTTGGTTATCTATCTTTTGCTTTCGCATTGGATTCGATTGCCCGAGGCTGAAATTTTCTTAGGTCGCCTGTTCAAAAAACGACCTAAGAAATAA
- a CDS encoding prolipoprotein diacylglyceryl transferase, translated as MYPVNVDFWIFHFRGYEGHWAVGILIMGFFYQKHRSLKAGYALDWYEKAWAYAILSGMIFARVFHFLFWDTKAFLNEPTLIFTATGGFAILGGTIGTAFGAWVYCQITKVNFLHWCDSLMIPLTLGLCISRFSCFLNGDAYGLPTSHFFGVTFSEDSDAWMAEWRALHHLYANAKDPLTIISQIFSPYVNLADLPIPDSLAHLRQMGYENLAQLTSLYPPTATGDYQSKLVALGLYPFPVVYPKVHPAQIYEVVIMFFVLLAMYKLETFDFSKERMFFIFWMFYGLNRFLIEFFRGDRNIIFGNLTYAQVISLGLFIGGIVGFMIKTKLMKTKT; from the coding sequence ATGTATCCGGTTAACGTAGACTTTTGGATCTTTCATTTTCGGGGATACGAAGGCCATTGGGCAGTCGGAATCTTAATCATGGGCTTCTTTTATCAGAAGCATCGTTCCCTTAAGGCTGGCTATGCACTGGATTGGTATGAAAAAGCATGGGCCTATGCGATTCTATCTGGGATGATATTTGCGCGAGTGTTCCATTTTTTGTTTTGGGATACAAAGGCATTTTTAAATGAACCAACTTTGATTTTTACAGCAACAGGTGGGTTTGCAATCTTGGGGGGAACCATTGGAACTGCATTCGGAGCTTGGGTCTATTGCCAAATTACAAAAGTAAATTTTCTGCATTGGTGTGATTCTTTGATGATACCTTTGACTCTTGGACTTTGTATAAGTCGTTTTTCTTGTTTTTTGAATGGAGATGCCTATGGTTTACCAACATCTCACTTTTTTGGTGTCACGTTTTCAGAAGATAGTGATGCTTGGATGGCGGAGTGGAGAGCTTTACACCATCTTTATGCAAATGCGAAAGATCCTCTCACCATTATCTCTCAAATTTTTTCACCTTACGTAAATTTGGCGGATCTACCAATTCCAGATTCATTAGCTCATTTAAGGCAGATGGGCTATGAAAATTTAGCCCAACTTACGTCATTGTATCCGCCTACTGCAACGGGAGATTACCAATCAAAATTAGTAGCCTTGGGTTTATATCCGTTTCCTGTTGTGTATCCCAAGGTGCATCCTGCCCAAATATATGAAGTTGTCATCATGTTCTTTGTCCTCTTGGCTATGTATAAATTAGAAACATTTGATTTTTCGAAGGAGAGAATGTTCTTTATATTTTGGATGTTTTACGGTTTGAATCGTTTCCTAATAGAGTTTTTTAGAGGGGATAGGAATATCATATTTGGAAATCTAACTTACGCCCAAGTCATTTCATTGGGACTTTTCATAGGTGGCATAGTCGGTTTTATGATCAAAACAAAATTGATGAAAACCAAAACTTGA
- a CDS encoding type II toxin-antitoxin system antitoxin SocA domain-containing protein, protein MEKLCHAILWILEKSSQGRNRIDLAKLLYFSDGVCFQKHAKMITDSVYIHLDDSPYPIALNEALLHLKKQGHIDAVPLITAQGIQCFQLRFVSAIPGLVLSKEEKRIMMKVVEAFRSKVVDESRHYPNLYENYVVTPLFEEIPFAIDRINTKIHVLVQKSLLQLSGKMFRVLFERSGE, encoded by the coding sequence ATGGAGAAACTTTGCCATGCAATCTTATGGATCCTTGAGAAATCAAGTCAGGGTCGCAACCGTATAGATTTAGCAAAGCTTCTTTACTTTTCGGATGGTGTTTGCTTCCAAAAACATGCAAAAATGATCACGGACTCCGTATATATCCACCTCGATGACTCTCCTTATCCCATTGCCTTAAATGAAGCACTCCTCCACTTAAAAAAACAAGGCCATATAGATGCTGTCCCTCTCATCACAGCTCAAGGCATCCAATGCTTCCAACTTCGTTTTGTTTCGGCAATCCCTGGTCTTGTCTTATCCAAAGAAGAAAAGCGAATTATGATGAAAGTTGTAGAAGCCTTCCGTAGTAAGGTCGTGGATGAAAGCCGCCACTACCCGAACCTGTATGAGAACTATGTCGTTACGCCATTATTTGAAGAAATCCCCTTCGCCATTGATAGGATCAATACGAAAATACATGTATTAGTGCAAAAAAGCCTTTTACAACTGTCGGGAAAAATGTTTAGGGTTTTATTTGAGAGGTCTGGGGAATGA
- a CDS encoding LIC_12071 family protein, whose amino-acid sequence MHILRLVVYFFCLFLFFESIALSAVMWSFYESTKNALQQEEVVSEHRIRDLVLALAKASEVRIGNQSFSELNTTYSRYVELTKNDPETFFIHSIKLYQPNGLLLASSKAEEVKEELKKRSVDEAITKEAYFRKANRMKKWEWSESEVSPKPQIKSSEVKLPEYAKNILKLFPGAKAEERLIYAPIYHEEKLDVLAVILITYQKANLLLLLENQFELMSWLLINYSTIAFIVTIVMWLLFFLFIWITKSNANQDKGIEKSNQLVAPPPVLEKKTFTNQEVVSDLKAIETEKAAPAIRTAERTTIQNENDGVIDAIYLG is encoded by the coding sequence ATGCACATACTCAGGCTCGTTGTCTATTTTTTTTGCTTATTTTTATTTTTTGAATCCATAGCGCTCTCTGCAGTTATGTGGTCTTTTTATGAATCAACAAAAAACGCGCTGCAGCAGGAAGAAGTGGTTTCGGAACATAGAATACGAGACCTAGTCCTGGCTCTTGCCAAGGCTTCCGAGGTAAGGATTGGCAACCAATCCTTTTCTGAGTTGAATACAACCTACTCGCGTTATGTGGAACTAACAAAAAATGATCCAGAGACCTTCTTTATCCATAGTATCAAACTTTACCAGCCAAATGGTCTTTTGCTTGCATCCTCAAAAGCAGAAGAAGTAAAAGAAGAACTCAAAAAAAGAAGTGTGGATGAAGCTATCACAAAAGAAGCCTACTTTCGAAAAGCCAATAGAATGAAAAAATGGGAATGGTCTGAGAGTGAAGTTTCACCTAAGCCACAAATCAAATCATCAGAAGTAAAGCTACCAGAGTATGCAAAAAATATCCTAAAACTTTTCCCTGGAGCGAAAGCGGAGGAAAGGTTGATCTATGCGCCTATTTACCATGAAGAGAAACTAGATGTATTGGCTGTTATTCTCATTACATACCAGAAGGCGAATTTATTGCTTCTCCTAGAAAATCAGTTTGAGTTGATGTCTTGGCTACTTATCAATTATAGTACCATTGCATTTATTGTAACAATTGTAATGTGGTTACTGTTTTTCCTTTTCATTTGGATTACGAAATCAAACGCAAACCAGGATAAAGGAATAGAAAAGTCCAACCAACTTGTGGCACCACCACCAGTCTTGGAAAAAAAGACGTTCACAAACCAAGAAGTAGTCTCGGATCTAAAGGCAATTGAGACTGAAAAAGCAGCACCTGCGATCCGAACGGCAGAGAGAACTACTATACAAAATGAAAACGATGGCGTTATCGATGCCATCTATTTGGGATAA
- a CDS encoding lipoyl protein ligase domain-containing protein, protein MAKFLHSQLAPSFLLETPISYPKYLKFQESSRRLRRESFLFLDHRPCLTAGLAAKAENLLVPKSLLADEGIAYYEVSRGGDYTAHEPGQIVAYIHLDLKKRSITLIDFVNTLLQSVQNASLEIWGLELIENRSKPGLYLKDSPGQKLVSVGVLGKSYFTSFGIALNAVNHLKTFQYIHPCGGLAKDMVTVQSLGKIRDWEEERRRWVGAFLFHFDRLIYFLTK, encoded by the coding sequence ATGGCAAAGTTTCTCCATTCTCAGCTTGCTCCGTCTTTTTTACTGGAAACTCCCATTTCCTACCCGAAATACCTCAAATTCCAAGAATCATCTCGGCGCCTGAGAAGGGAATCCTTCCTCTTTTTAGACCACAGGCCATGTTTGACAGCGGGTCTTGCGGCGAAAGCGGAAAATCTTTTGGTGCCGAAATCCCTCTTAGCAGATGAGGGCATTGCCTATTATGAAGTCTCTCGCGGGGGCGATTATACGGCACACGAGCCGGGACAAATTGTAGCCTACATCCACTTGGACTTAAAAAAGCGCTCTATCACTTTGATCGATTTCGTAAACACTCTATTGCAGTCCGTCCAGAATGCTAGCTTAGAAATTTGGGGCTTAGAACTCATAGAAAACCGCTCTAAGCCCGGGCTCTATTTGAAGGATTCACCAGGACAAAAATTGGTATCTGTCGGTGTATTGGGTAAGTCTTACTTCACAAGCTTCGGGATTGCATTGAATGCAGTGAACCATCTCAAGACATTTCAATACATCCATCCTTGTGGAGGTTTGGCTAAGGATATGGTAACGGTCCAGTCCTTGGGAAAGATCAGAGATTGGGAGGAAGAAAGACGTCGTTGGGTGGGAGCCTTTCTTTTCCATTTTGACCGCCTCATTTATTTTCTAACAAAGTAA
- a CDS encoding TRL domain-containing protein encodes MKKYIALASVFAVALAIACSGGGYSAPSGSIMQDTSLTLSPQADFTPATAVGSKSGEACVTAYVGIISSGDASLKAAAAAGGITKINYVDYKNTSLLGSVISTTCTIARGD; translated from the coding sequence ATGAAAAAATATATCGCTTTAGCATCAGTATTTGCAGTAGCATTAGCTATCGCTTGCTCAGGTGGCGGATACTCTGCTCCATCCGGGTCTATTATGCAAGACACAAGTCTTACACTTAGCCCACAAGCAGACTTCACACCAGCAACTGCAGTAGGATCTAAATCCGGTGAAGCTTGTGTAACTGCATACGTAGGAATCATCTCTTCTGGAGATGCATCTCTTAAGGCTGCTGCTGCTGCAGGTGGAATTACAAAAATCAACTACGTAGACTACAAAAACACTAGCCTACTTGGTTCTGTAATCTCTACTACTTGCACTATCGCAAGAGGAGACTAA
- a CDS encoding FAD-dependent oxidoreductase: MDLSRKDFILKVLKASGIGIGGSALAGLTYSFFGNQTYKMDFPLVPENKVNLSPNGKTVLILGGGLAGLQAGCELVDRGFKVILLEKTSFPGGKLKAWKDSNFAKRIFGGKPYTREHGLHGIWGFYKNLREFLGRHNFPINRMRDDDSFYYFVSNQRTQSKIPTPTWPIPFDRLQMLSSGIYIPSVEDVNVPAPNQLNALRAASKLWGFDYLDSDQRNYLDSISFYDWATRLGVHEQYIKHYFDGLAEMGFFMTTKECSALAIANFLKLGCLPSDSRVDYYKWPPDETFLYPMVAYIREKGGEVHFDSEVSKLELENNRIKSVEVNSMFPSGKVKRCRVCGNVIGVGHSGDCPFCGAHESMLEVLNPDKLKVRSYTADHIITAMDLPGAKKFITNNSLQRHVYFEKIQKLSTATILCVNLLYEDTNAWEERFPDSSFWNAHDFFPTGFKILGFTSNWSSRQIPELKKKRIDLIEVQVAKWSQFVGMSYKDIAKKVHEELKLVVPKLPEFSEFYVNRWDTYTGYRPGDEVNRPEMQSPISNLYFIGDWVFVPHHAVFMEKTNVSAKMITNLLLEKEKISQGKIEILRSGTPDWPVDLLSLFTNVKA, translated from the coding sequence ATGGATCTAAGTCGCAAAGATTTTATTCTTAAGGTATTAAAAGCGAGCGGTATAGGTATCGGTGGCTCAGCCTTGGCTGGTCTAACTTATTCTTTTTTCGGAAACCAAACATATAAAATGGATTTCCCATTGGTTCCGGAAAACAAAGTTAACCTTTCACCTAATGGAAAGACAGTTTTAATTTTAGGTGGGGGTCTGGCTGGGCTCCAAGCAGGATGTGAACTCGTTGACCGAGGTTTTAAGGTTATCCTATTAGAAAAAACAAGTTTTCCCGGCGGAAAACTAAAAGCCTGGAAAGACAGTAACTTTGCAAAGCGTATCTTTGGAGGAAAGCCGTACACAAGAGAGCACGGGCTGCATGGAATTTGGGGATTCTACAAAAATCTACGTGAATTCTTAGGTAGGCATAATTTCCCAATCAATCGAATGCGTGACGATGATAGTTTTTACTATTTTGTTTCCAACCAAAGAACACAAAGTAAGATTCCGACTCCAACTTGGCCTATACCTTTTGATCGTTTGCAAATGCTTTCAAGTGGTATTTATATTCCTTCGGTAGAGGATGTAAATGTACCCGCACCCAATCAATTGAATGCACTTAGGGCTGCTTCCAAACTGTGGGGTTTCGACTATCTCGATTCAGACCAACGAAATTATTTAGATAGCATCAGTTTTTATGATTGGGCCACTCGTTTGGGAGTCCATGAACAATATATAAAACATTATTTTGATGGTTTAGCAGAAATGGGTTTTTTCATGACCACAAAAGAGTGTTCGGCTCTTGCCATTGCAAATTTTTTGAAGTTAGGTTGTTTGCCATCTGATTCACGAGTGGATTATTACAAATGGCCTCCTGATGAAACATTCTTGTATCCAATGGTTGCCTACATAAGAGAAAAAGGTGGAGAGGTTCACTTTGACTCTGAAGTGAGCAAGTTAGAATTAGAGAACAATCGAATTAAATCTGTAGAAGTAAATTCCATGTTTCCTTCAGGTAAGGTGAAGCGATGCAGAGTCTGTGGGAATGTAATAGGTGTAGGACATTCTGGAGATTGTCCTTTTTGTGGAGCCCATGAGTCGATGTTGGAGGTTTTAAATCCCGACAAACTTAAAGTTAGATCTTATACAGCAGACCACATCATTACTGCCATGGACCTTCCAGGAGCCAAAAAGTTTATCACAAACAACTCCTTGCAGAGACATGTTTACTTTGAAAAAATCCAAAAGCTAAGCACTGCGACAATTTTATGTGTGAACCTCCTCTACGAAGATACAAATGCCTGGGAAGAACGTTTCCCAGACAGTTCATTTTGGAACGCACATGATTTCTTTCCAACTGGATTTAAAATCCTGGGCTTTACTTCGAATTGGTCCTCTAGACAAATTCCGGAACTAAAAAAGAAGAGAATCGATCTGATCGAAGTACAAGTAGCAAAGTGGTCTCAGTTTGTAGGAATGTCTTATAAAGACATTGCAAAAAAAGTTCACGAAGAGTTAAAACTCGTCGTACCTAAACTTCCCGAATTTTCTGAATTTTATGTAAACCGATGGGATACTTATACAGGTTATAGACCAGGTGATGAAGTAAATCGTCCTGAAATGCAATCACCGATTTCCAATCTCTATTTTATTGGTGATTGGGTATTTGTTCCTCATCATGCAGTCTTTATGGAAAAAACAAATGTTAGTGCGAAAATGATCACAAATTTGTTGCTCGAAAAAGAAAAGATTTCTCAAGGCAAAATAGAAATTTTAAGATCGGGTACGCCTGATTGGCCGGTTGACTTACTTTCACTTTTTACGAATGTAAAGGCATAA
- a CDS encoding STAS domain-containing protein codes for MANDLDDRIFSIQLKGALDGASSEDLYLYLESQMKIGYKRFIFNFSHVNFITSNGIGTLLKIQKNLGQDLGYCFVIYGLSKEVETVLSLLGLLKKLPIKRTLAEAEDYLRDMVRVVPKGNHTELKTPNKESLRFYFSGLPKAQDAKEVPKVSALEPIVTQETKEDALNTMKEPEAIPKQKPVTEMETLLEAKLSHLRTEIKETLSQELEKRWNWNPLSTASQTKEETIQIPSYIQTKPKKMDSFSEKIVRCEACGTKLRIKQSGLHKCPNCKIEMMVSQSGSFHYHEKFSS; via the coding sequence ATGGCCAATGATTTAGATGATAGGATTTTTTCGATCCAACTTAAAGGTGCACTGGATGGTGCAAGCTCCGAAGACCTGTATTTGTATCTTGAATCTCAAATGAAGATAGGGTATAAGCGGTTTATTTTCAACTTCTCGCATGTGAATTTTATCACATCGAATGGCATTGGAACTCTTTTAAAAATCCAAAAGAACTTAGGCCAAGATTTGGGATATTGCTTTGTAATTTATGGTCTATCCAAAGAAGTAGAGACTGTGCTGAGTTTACTCGGCCTACTGAAAAAATTACCGATCAAAAGAACTCTCGCAGAAGCAGAAGATTATTTGCGTGATATGGTCCGTGTAGTTCCCAAAGGGAACCATACTGAGCTTAAAACTCCCAATAAAGAGAGTTTACGTTTTTATTTTTCAGGACTGCCAAAGGCACAAGATGCTAAAGAGGTGCCAAAAGTATCGGCTTTGGAGCCTATTGTGACCCAGGAAACGAAAGAAGATGCTTTAAATACGATGAAAGAACCAGAGGCAATTCCTAAGCAAAAGCCAGTAACGGAGATGGAGACTCTTTTAGAAGCAAAACTCTCCCATCTACGCACGGAGATCAAAGAAACGCTTAGCCAAGAATTGGAGAAACGATGGAATTGGAATCCCCTCTCTACCGCAAGCCAAACAAAAGAGGAAACGATCCAAATCCCTTCTTATATCCAAACCAAACCAAAAAAAATGGATTCCTTTTCTGAAAAGATTGTTCGCTGTGAAGCCTGTGGAACAAAGCTCCGGATCAAACAATCAGGACTCCATAAATGCCCAAATTGCAAAATTGAAATGATGGTTTCACAATCTGGTAGCTTCCATTACCATGAAAAGTTTTCCTCCTAA
- the panD gene encoding aspartate 1-decarboxylase translates to MIITVCKGKIHRASVTEAELHYEGSLTVDQDLMDLAGMRPYEQVSVVNVNNGARFETYLIVGERGSGTICLNGAAARLGMKGDKIIIITYGQLEESELAKDYQPKVVFVDEANRPKKA, encoded by the coding sequence ATGATCATCACAGTTTGCAAAGGAAAGATCCACCGTGCGAGCGTCACTGAGGCGGAATTGCACTACGAAGGAAGTCTTACGGTCGACCAAGATCTCATGGACCTAGCAGGGATGAGACCTTATGAACAGGTTTCCGTCGTGAATGTCAACAACGGTGCCAGGTTTGAAACCTACCTCATTGTCGGAGAAAGGGGTTCTGGGACCATTTGCCTGAACGGAGCGGCCGCCCGTCTGGGGATGAAAGGGGACAAAATCATCATCATTACCTATGGACAATTGGAAGAAAGTGAACTTGCCAAGGACTACCAACCCAAGGTAGTTTTTGTGGACGAAGCAAATCGACCGAAAAAAGCCTAA
- a CDS encoding lipoprotein N-acyltransferase Lnb domain-containing protein, which translates to MFYILIAIFSITTLLHPLQAQDSKDQNWQAKAQSSFLNLLKSHSKQNLSQFRVQLWTVSPGKSVTTAFGHAALRIVSGPDYGDTDFYLDFGVYDPSPGFLWRFMKGEANFFVNIIPTSSAFQTWDSTGRGILVSELLLDESKKHKLFEEILKVYEKNKDGYYYDNFTNNCVTFLRDILSETKGEKIRLLSMDSEKNTWRKRVLPYSQSIIWLNINETLLFDKDTDAVRDSYEIIYLPEDLRRAVIDSGLSEESKVILRDRWGIQPGTSSALWKIIFAIIILFSLPVPLFKLFERYAVVTYSLVSGIGGTVATLVYFFTSFSFMDQTISWLIYSPLDFLLLKRYDLWQNKRAFWSYVALRCLMLLFAFSLRLSIYKQDIDMILFVSVFFFAMLLFKYRNDVISLIKRQS; encoded by the coding sequence ATGTTCTATATTTTAATCGCAATCTTTAGCATCACAACCCTTCTTCATCCCTTACAAGCACAAGACAGCAAAGACCAAAACTGGCAGGCCAAGGCCCAGAGTTCCTTTCTCAATTTGCTTAAAAGCCATTCCAAACAAAATCTCAGCCAATTTCGTGTACAACTTTGGACTGTAAGTCCAGGAAAGAGTGTAACCACTGCCTTTGGACACGCCGCACTCAGGATTGTTTCCGGTCCCGATTATGGAGATACTGATTTTTATTTGGACTTTGGTGTCTATGACCCTTCTCCAGGCTTTCTCTGGAGGTTTATGAAAGGGGAAGCAAACTTTTTTGTAAACATCATCCCCACCAGTTCCGCTTTCCAAACTTGGGACAGCACCGGAAGAGGTATCTTAGTTTCTGAACTTTTACTGGATGAATCCAAAAAACACAAGTTATTCGAGGAAATCCTCAAGGTTTATGAGAAGAACAAAGATGGATACTACTACGACAACTTTACCAACAATTGTGTTACCTTTTTAAGAGACATTCTATCCGAAACAAAAGGCGAAAAAATACGCCTGCTCAGTATGGACTCTGAGAAGAATACTTGGCGGAAGAGAGTTCTACCCTACTCTCAGTCCATCATTTGGCTAAATATCAATGAAACTCTTCTCTTTGACAAAGATACAGATGCCGTGCGGGATTCTTATGAGATCATTTATCTTCCAGAAGATTTACGGAGAGCTGTCATTGATTCAGGTCTTTCGGAAGAATCAAAAGTCATTCTCAGAGATAGATGGGGCATTCAACCGGGAACCAGTTCTGCACTTTGGAAAATTATCTTTGCCATCATCATTCTTTTCTCATTGCCAGTGCCTCTCTTTAAACTATTCGAACGATATGCTGTGGTAACTTACTCACTCGTATCTGGAATAGGAGGGACTGTGGCGACACTCGTTTATTTCTTTACGAGCTTTAGTTTTATGGACCAGACAATCTCCTGGCTCATATACTCCCCACTGGATTTCCTACTCTTAAAACGATATGATCTTTGGCAAAACAAGAGAGCATTTTGGTCTTACGTTGCTCTGCGTTGCCTTATGTTGCTTTTTGCCTTTTCCTTGAGGCTCAGCATCTACAAACAAGACATAGATATGATTCTATTTGTATCGGTATTCTTTTTTGCGATGTTGCTTTTCAAATACCGAAATGACGTCATTTCCCTTATAAAACGCCAGTCATGA
- a CDS encoding fatty acid desaturase, with protein MSIPYTIADLKKSIAPEAFIPSIPKSIFFFFLDFSILGILYTIIFLFPSPWLFPFFWFATGTMMWALFVVGHDCGHGSFSHKPWLNFLFGHLAHTPLLVPFHGWKVSHRTHHNHTGDIDRDESWHPITETQYKEMGSLARIARFKLLLVVFPLYLFVRSTGRDGSHFHPKSPLFPPGERKNALVSDLWMLAMLGFLVWFTYSFGLFSLIIYYLIPYFVFVIWLSLVTFLHHTEANIPWYRGKDWNYIQGALSTVDRSYGIFESIHHNIGTHVIHHLFPTIPHYHLKLAKQGLKNFLGAEYRESKEPIFRVFFRSVRECIFVPDQGGKVFYKGFDH; from the coding sequence ATGAGCATCCCATACACGATCGCAGATCTAAAAAAATCCATTGCCCCAGAGGCCTTTATCCCTTCTATTCCAAAGAGTATTTTCTTTTTTTTCTTAGATTTTAGCATATTAGGAATTCTTTATACAATTATCTTTCTGTTTCCTTCGCCTTGGTTATTTCCCTTCTTTTGGTTTGCAACAGGCACTATGATGTGGGCTCTTTTTGTAGTCGGCCATGACTGTGGGCATGGCTCCTTCTCCCACAAACCATGGTTAAACTTTTTATTCGGGCATTTAGCTCACACGCCTTTACTTGTTCCCTTTCATGGCTGGAAAGTGAGCCATAGGACACACCACAACCACACAGGTGATATCGATCGGGATGAGAGTTGGCACCCAATTACAGAGACCCAATACAAGGAAATGGGCAGCTTAGCACGCATCGCTCGGTTTAAACTTCTATTGGTAGTTTTTCCTTTGTATTTGTTTGTTCGTTCCACAGGAAGGGATGGTTCTCATTTTCACCCGAAAAGCCCACTCTTTCCTCCTGGCGAAAGAAAGAATGCTCTGGTCTCGGATCTCTGGATGTTAGCGATGTTGGGATTTCTGGTTTGGTTTACTTATAGCTTTGGCTTGTTCTCTCTTATTATCTACTATCTTATCCCATACTTTGTCTTTGTCATCTGGCTCTCCCTCGTTACCTTTTTACACCATACCGAAGCAAACATTCCTTGGTACCGTGGAAAGGATTGGAATTATATACAAGGCGCTCTCTCGACTGTAGACCGTTCCTATGGTATCTTCGAATCCATCCATCACAACATCGGAACACATGTCATCCATCACCTCTTCCCAACGATCCCTCACTACCATTTGAAGCTAGCCAAACAAGGACTCAAAAATTTTCTAGGCGCGGAGTATAGGGAATCAAAAGAGCCAATTTTTCGAGTGTTTTTCCGTAGCGTGCGCGAATGTATCTTTGTTCCTGACCAAGGGGGAAAGGTGTTTTACAAAGGCTTTGACCATTGA